In Silene latifolia isolate original U9 population chromosome X, ASM4854445v1, whole genome shotgun sequence, the following proteins share a genomic window:
- the LOC141622408 gene encoding large ribosomal subunit protein eL39z/eL39x-like, producing the protein MPSHKSFMIKKKLGKKMRQNRPIPYWIRMRTDNTIRYNAKRRHWRRTKLGF; encoded by the exons ATG CCGTCACACAAGTCGTTCATGATTAAGAAGAAGCTCGGGAAGAAGATGAGGCAGAATCGTCCTATTCCTTACTGGATCCGTATGCGTACCGATAACACCATCAG GTATAATGCAAAGCGCAGACACTGGCGCAGAACTAAGCTTGGATTCTAA